DNA from Canis lupus baileyi chromosome 6, mCanLup2.hap1, whole genome shotgun sequence:
CTCCCTTGGTAGGCCCCGCGCCCCGTAGAAGACCCGTCAAAAACAATAAAGTAGGTAGCAGCACCCCTGTGCCCACTGGAGTTTCTTGCCACGTCCTGCCAGCCCAGACGCACCCAGCCCTCCCCAGGACAGGCGGCGCCCCTGAGGCTTCGTGCTGGCCACCTGGGCCCCTCCCGGCCGTGGCTGGAGTCCTGGGCAGCCCCCCGGCCCCTTGGCTTTCGCAGGCTCAGGACGCAGAGCACTAAGCCTCCCTCCTGGCCTGACCCGAGCGCCCTTGGGAAGCCGAGAGCTGCAAACTCGTCTCTCCTGGAGCCCCCACCGCACTCCCCTCTCACAAAGCCCCCATTCTGGAGGAGCCAGCGGCCTGCCCTCCGTGAGCCCGGGGGGCTTCCAGCCTCTGACTCTGAGAGCTGCTCTTGTTCAGCTTCTAGAACAGACTGTTTTGCCCATAGCCGGCCCAGCTGGCTGGTCCCTGTCTGCCCCCACCACACCCCTTCCTGGCAGCCAGAGCTCCATCCTGCGCCCCCAGAGACCCTTCGGCCCCTCCTGCTGGCCCTGCCCGGGTGTCCCACTTCCGCCGGGTCCCCCCGGCGCCCTTCCAAAGGCTCCCTCACCCTGCTTGGGCCCAGAGAAGCTGGCACAAGGTCAAGCACAAGGGACACCTTGGCCTCGGCCACAAATCACCCCCTGCTTCCTTCAGAACCGCCCCCACCGCCttcaagggcagccctgggtgtCCCTGGCCACGCCTGCCTGCCAGATCCACCTGGCACATGAGCACAGGGCCTCGGCAGGGTCCCAGGGGCTCGGGAGGATGAGGGACAGCGGTCGCTGAGAGCCCCGGGCTCCTTTGTCCTTGtccaccccacccacacccctTGGCCTCAGCCCTGCCCGGCCCCAAGCCTCCTTCCCCCCTCTTGGGCATCTTAATGGCCTTGTTCTCCCTTCCTGGCACCCACCCCCAGGACGGGTGACgccaagagagagggaggccgTTGCTAAGTGATGAGGCTGCCATGCGCACAGTCTTTGTGCTGGGGAATGACACCCACCCATCTCTCCGCAGACCTGTTGCCACAGTGACCGAGGCCCGCAGCTTTGTCTGTAGAAACTtaagatgggtgggtgggggccgGGCTGGAGAGGGGGCCAAAGGGAGGCTGGGTGCTCCGAGGCTACTGGGGCCATTCCCTCCgcaccccccactccccctccgcccccgctACCGCCCCCCCAGTCCTAGCTGCACCAGTGGCTTCCTCCGGGCTgtagggagggggctgggggtgaacCGAGGTGAAggctgagggcaggggaggggggcgcctCGGCATCCTGTTTGGGACGCCTTTTCCACAGAGGGCGCCCACCCCCACAGCCCTGCCTCTCGGTCCAGCTCCGGGCCTCGGGAGTTGGGCGGTGGTGTCTCCGAGGccctgccaccaccactgccTCCCATGCCTGCCAACGTGAAGGGCTTGCAAGATTAGTCAGCAGGCCAGCAGGCCTTGGGAAAGAGCCACCGTCCCTCCAGCCTGGGCCAGCTGGGGGAACAATGTGGCATTTGTTGCTTAGGGGTCCCAGGCCTGGGCTGGGAGGGCAGGTTGGCGCAGTGGTGGGCGGCAGATTCGAGCTGGGATGCTCAGAGGCAGCGCGGGCATTCTCCCTCCCTGGGGCGCACTCTGCACCAGCCCTCAGACCCTGACGCCGGGGGAGGGCGACCACCGGGCCTCCCACAGCAGCTGGGCGCCCAGAGCCCAGAGAACCACCTCCCGCCAGTCAGACTGGACGCAGTTGCCGAgcctctcagtttcctcatctgtagaatgggaataaGCCCTCCTTTGGAGTCATTAAATGGGACAAGATATATACGGCATCTGGCGTGACACCTGGCACCTTTTCTTCCTTGCTCCCTCTTGGGAAATGAATTCCCTAGTACCACAGGGTAGGCTTGGCCGGGGGACTCTCCAGGCTCACCTGGGTTTCGGCACTTCAGAGGGTCCCTGGCACGGGCATTTACACATACACGCAGTCTGTTCCTTGTCCAAATTTTACAAGTTCTTTAGGCAGTTaggcacctgctgtgtgcaggCCCCAGGAGGAGGATGCCTGCTTGCTGCTCACCAGCTCAGCCCGTCAGGTCTCAGGTGTCACCCTCACAGGGGACGCAGGACGGGGAAAGGCAGGTCAGCCCCGACACCTGCCCCGTCCTGGTCCCGCTCCCTGTGTGAGGGACAGGCCTGTCCCGGCCTCCCAGGCCAGGGGCGAACCGCTGCCACGTCTGCAGCCAGGAGAGCACGGGGGCAGCCCGGTCCCAGCTGCCACCTCCTTAACCAGGGGGCACGTTTCCTATCCCTTAGAACTGGAAGATACCCTAAAATCATTTTGCTCCATTTGCCAACTTCCATCCACGTTCTTTCCTCAAACTCCCCTGTCGGTGGGGAACCACGTCCCCCGGCAAGTCATTTCTGGCCAGAAAGTATCTGCAGGAGGGAGCCCTGGACACcgagggagggctggggaggctcagagccctgagccctggggtCCCTGCTCCCAGATCCCAGCGGACCGCGGCTCCTTCTCCCTGCAGACGCAGGAGCTGAGGGCCTGGAGCGGCGCAGGGCGGGCTCCACTTTCCAGGTGCTGAGGGACAGGGGGGGCTggagggcggggcctggaggggctgGGCGGGGAGCCCGAAGGGCGTGGCCGGGGagcctggaggggcggggcctgggggccccGAGGGGGCGTGGCCGGGagcctggaggggcggggcctgggccctgAGGGGGCGAGGCCGGGagcctggaggggcggggcctgggccctgAGGGGGCGTGGCCGGGAGCCTGGAGGGGCGGGCCCGGGGAaccagggggcggggcccggggcggggccgggaccctggaggggcggggccggggagccccGGCTTCCCGCAGATCTGGGTCAAGGCGGCCCTGGATTTGGGTGAGCCGGGCCCCGAGGCTTTGAGGCAGCCGCCGCGGGGGGGGGCGGCTCCCGAGGCTGGGGTCACTTGGGGAGGGGACGGGGACTGAGCCGAGGACTAAGGAGCAGCCTGTCCAGGAGGCCGGTGGCACCTACCCGGCAGGGAGGCGGGGCCGCCCTCAGCAGCGCCCCTGGGGAacggcggggggctgggggcgcgcgggggcggggctcgggctGCGGCCCCATCCTGGCTGCGGGGAGCTCTGCTCCCGCACCCGGAGCCCACAGGCTTCCTCGCCCCGGCAGCTGCAAGCCCAGGGCTGGAGCTCGCGgcgtgtgcatgcacgtgtgcaggcagggccgcgggcgggggggggggggggggtggggcacgCGTGCGGAGGCTGCTCTGTGGGTGCCATTGTGTGCCCGTGTGAGCGCGTGCCTCCCTCTCGGGGCGGTCTGTGCCCGGGGCGCCGCCCGCCAGCCATTCCGCGGCCTCCACGCACAAATAACCAGGTCCCGACACCCCCCCAACACAAAACTGGTCATTTATTCTTGTTGTTAGGAGGCAAAAAAATGTACAGTTACAAGAATCATTTTCCAAACAGAGGTTAAATATGAGCTAAAAGtgtaaaaaaaggaagaggaacatCACTTTACAAATcattaaattaaacaaataaacaaaacaaaacccaaagaaccAACCCCCCATGCTGAGTTCTCTCCTTGTGCAACTCTGCAAAACGAGAACAGAAAATGAGGTGGCCCATGGAGTTGGGGGCCCTGGGAACCGGGCAGGAGCCGGGAGCCGGCAGGAGGGGCCGTGGGGGCAGCGAGGAGGCTGGCCTCCCGCCCCTGCGGCCCGGTGGTCTGTGGCACTGGGTGGTGCCCGCTGGCCCCCACTGAGACTGGGGGCGGAGAGGGGCGCCTCTGGAGGCTCCCTGTCAGCCTGTGATATTCAAGCACTGCAGGGACAGGCCAGactggcaagggaaacaaacagGACCTGGGGACGTCCACGGGTGCCCAGCTGGTACCTGCCCCAGGTGTCAGCCTTCACTTCCCTaatccccacctgcccccaggccagccctgcagctctttccttctttccagacCGTCCCCCTCCCAGATCCTGACGGGCCCCTGCAGCATCAAATGCTTGATTTTAGTCtttgcttaaattaaaaaattaaaagatatatacatatatatactgtACACACAGGACAAAAACAGAAGAGTGTTGAAAAGGGCAGCGTGGGGGGGGCACtgcggggaggagggcaggggctgtggggctgggtcGTTAGGAGGATGGAAACAGGGTGGATAAAGGGCGGAGGGCAAGAGGTTAGGGGATCAGAAAGGGGAGCagtttattttacaataaaatcaGGAGTTGAAACCTCAGCAgaacaggactctgggatccccAGAGGACCCCTCCCCACACTAAGTGAGGAGGGGCGGGCTTAGGGGGGACGGTGGAGTGGGCGGGGAGCTCGGCTTCGGGTTTGGATGACAGCAGGTCCCTGGTCCGAGGGGGAAGGCCCGCAGTCTCAGCTTCTCCGTGACTTTGAGTGTTGAATAAGCCACTGTAGGGTGATGTCTGGGCGGGGGACAACAGAGAAGTTTATAGGCCTTCCCACGGTGGGCCGGCTGAGGAGGTGCAAGGCACACCCAGGGGAGTGGTGGGAGCCCTGGGCCTACAAACCACGGCTGGGGATCAACTTTAAGGTCACCCAGAGCCAAAGCATGGTAGGGGTATCCGGGTGCTGGGAAGGGGAGCCGCCATGGACTGCCCCGCCCCAAGGGGCCTGGGCATCACCTCATCCAACCCTGGGGCCTAGGCATCACTTCATCCAACCCTGTGACGTTACAGAGGGTGAAGTGAGGCCCACGGAAGGGGGCgatttgcctaagatcacacaagCCAGGagtggggggagctggggagggcgAGGCTGACGCTCAGAATCTGAGCCCCCCGGGACCTGTCCTACCGAGAGCTAGGGACTCTGGGCGTCAAGGCCCCCCCGCGCAGTGGAAACCCTCGAGAGTCCTGCTCCAGCACACCCAGAAGCGCCTCcatgccacccacccacccccggcCCTGGCTGTCCCCAGAATGCCAGCAGCTCCCCCATACCCACGCGCACCAATGTTGTCCTTTTCTTTGCAGGAGATGGAGTAGCAGCAGATCTCTCGGTCCTGGATGGCAGAAAGATTCCTGGGGGGGACCAGAGGAGAgcctgctgaggctaggactgcCCAGGgcgcctggggctggggctggagtccGTCCCttttgccctccccaccccccacccgggCGGGGTGGGCTCTGCTGCTGCCAGGTGGCCACACTGACAGCAGCAGTGGGCGCCTCCCCACCTCCTGGGAAATCCGGGAGGCGGAAGGCTAGGGTAACCACTCACATTTTCTCAATCAGCTCCTTCTCGTCCAGTGCTCCCGGGAGGTCTCGCTTGTTACCCAGGACTAAGACCTACAGAGGAGGGACGGCAAGGACTTGGTCCAGGGTGGCCGGGCCAGGCTATCTGCTTCCCGGTgtgtccccccccctcccccccccccccccccccgccaccctgAGGGCGCCTGGCCTTCCCCTgcttcctgccctgcccccagtgACTGCCCAGCGGGCTCCTTCCCCTCCCGCTCCGTTAGGGCTGCTGACCGGGATGCCCTGCAGCTGGGGTTTGTCCAGTAGGTTGTGCAACTCGTTCTTGGAGGCCTCAATCTTCTCCTGGTCAGCGGCGTCCACCATGTACCTGGGGGACAGACGGCAGGATGGGGCAGGCATGTTGACACTCAGGGCTGAGAggtaggaagaggaggagctgTGCTTGCAGGGGAAAACATCTTGTTCCGGCTCGGTCACCTCTGCATCtctgggccacctgggcctcctccaCGGCCCGCCATTACCCTGTCATCCAGTCCCCTCTAGAGAAGCTGTCAcacggggtgtgtgtgtgtgtgtgtgtgaagcttGGCCCTTTCAGATTAGGTGTAAATCCCTCCCAGTGACCCTCTTAGGTCTGCATGGGAAGACTGGCCATGGttgaatgaaaaaagcaaaggaatCCCCAGATTTTCTTACAGCGAGATACTtctaaaaaacagtgaaaatgaaACAATCTTTTGTTGggcatgtatatacatacatctaCATACAGATaagatacaattatttttaaaaagcaggggaATGAATCATTTAAATCACGAAACTCAGGATGGTGGTAACTCTAGGTTGGGGGAGGCAGGAAGACACCGGTGCCTTCGGTTGACACTCTGGCCCTCAGATTGGCCGGGAGGTGCTCCGAGTGCTTCGCAGGTGAGAAACATGCGGCTCGTGAAGTAAAGGCAGGCCCCGCATGGACTGGACGGTGTATCATGGACCGAGGTTTGTGACTCATCCGGTTCTGCCCCATGGTCCCCGCAGGCAGGGAGGCCGGGTGGCAGGGGAGGCTGAGCCCCGcgtcctcctccccacctggccctgcacTTACACGATGGCGCTCACTCCTCGGCAGTAGCGCTCCCACATGCTGCGGAATCGGGGCTGTCCCCCGATGTCCCAGagctgagtgagagagagggtgaCATGTCTCAGCAGCAGCCCAGCAACCTGACCCAACCGGctcccttccctcctgtccctACAGCCCTTGGCCTGCCTCAGGCATCTTGCGGCCTTTCCCCAACTCTCCCAGCCTCTCCCGCCTCTCCTCCCGGGGTCTCAGACACCCTCCCAGCTCCCCCCGGCTGCCCCGCCCCAATATGCACACAGGTGCTCTTCTTCGCCTTCCTGCCGCTCACCTTGATGGTCACGTTCCCTTTGGTGATTTTGCGCATGTTGAAACCCACGGTGGGGATCATGTCCTCATTGAACTGTCCTGACTGCAAGGAAGAGTCAGAATTGGAAGGGGGGGTACAGATCGGTGGAACCCAGACGCGCCGTCCCCGGCAGCCACAGCCATGAGGCCGCGAGGATAAAGCAGAGGCCAGGCCAGAGCCTCGCGGGCCCCGTATGCAAGGGGCACGGGGCCATCTCCCGAGTGTCCCCTGCTTCCCAGCAGGACGGCCATAAGCATCTCAGGGGCCCACCCCACGCCACAGCCCCCCCCACGCCAcagccccccccaacccccacccccgtgaGCACGAGGCACCTCCCCTCCAGGCACTCTCAGTCTCAGCCTACACCGAGAACAAATTCTTCCTGAGGTCTCACCAACATCTCTGTGTTGGAACAGAAGCCCCTTTACTGTACTGAGTCTCCAGCGGAGCAGAGGAACAATGAGCTCCCAGCAAAAGAATTTCAAACAGGTCATGGTAAAACAGTGGGGGGACCACAAGGGAAGCGGGCATACGGATCTTCAAACTAGCAGCAAACAGTGGGAGGGAAGATGAACAGGGCCCCCCAAAGTGCAGTGCACACCCAGCAATTTCTGGACTGTCTACGGTTCTGGTGTATTTGCACTACCCTCCATTTGTTAGGGGGGGTGATCCACACTCTACATCCCCTGTTGCCTCCTGCGTCCCCACGAGACTGAGCGCTTCCTGGGGCGGCGAACCCTGCCCCCCCCGTTAACAACACTAGCACGTGTCTGCTGGATAATTAGGAGTGGACTGTAATTCCAGACCCCACAACCCAGTTTTTGAATTCTAATGATGTTCGTTTCTCCCCTTCTACATTGTCTCCAAGATGTCTAGATTGCTCTAAACCAGCCCCAGGCTTGAAGTAAGGCCAAAAAACTCCCTCCAAGGTCACCTCCATGTTCACAGGTAGGACACTTGTGTTTACTACCCGCCTCCCCCAGATGCAGGAGACGGGGCTTCGGTAGCCTGGAATCTCAGGGTGACAGCCGTGTCTCTGAACCATGCCATTGTCTGCTGCTAGCTGGTAGCAATAATTTGCCTCAGGTCACGTAAAAAAGTCAGAGGCTCGGCATCAGCCAGGATGGAGGAGGCATGAGCTCTTACTCAGAGCCTGCAGGCCCGAGTGAAGACTCCCAGGGTCCCGTCTGAATGAGAGTGATTGGTTCCCTTTCACCTGCGGGAATTGCCCAGGCTCATGCTCCAAGGCCCGGGAAGTGAGGACTGAGTCCCCATGACGGATGCTCACGGCAAGGTGCAGGGAGCAGGTCCCTAACCTGCGGGCCACACAGATGGACTTCGGAGAGTCCCTGAACCCCCTGAAACTGCACCTGACCTACATGTGCAAAATTTCGGTTTGTAGGGACACCTCTCTGGGGAAAGGGTCTCtaatgtgtgttttgttttagagagagagtaagtgggGGTTGGGGAACAGAGGGGGAGAacatctgaagcaggctccacacctgctgtagagccccatgaggggctcaatgtcacgaccctgagatcctgacctgagctgaaaccaggaatcGGAGTCgggtgcttaattgactgagtcaccgaGGGCCTCTAGTTTTCATCAGATATCAAAAGGGTCCAAGAGCCCTAATAGTTAATCACCGAGAGAAAGGAGTGCCCTGGAGGAGGACGGCTTCCCACTAAATATGGAGACCCTAACCACTTGCCCTCTAAGTCCCAGACCCCAGCAGggtgccagggtgggggtgggggtgcctgctGGACCAAAGTCCACTCCTCCCCCATCTGGGCTTATGAAGAACATAAGGGTCTGAAGAAGAAAGCCCAGTTTTTGTTAATCACTCATCATGATGCAGCTTGGACAAGACACTTCAACATCTCTGGGCCTTGAGGTTcccttctgcaaaatggggagaaGGGTTTTTGTTTCCTAGAGACTGGAAAACAGGCTCACAAAGTGCTTGGAAATGGTCTGGATATACATGAGAAGCCATCTGGCGTCTCTGGCAACTAGAAGACCCACAGGCTCCCATATAAATGAGAAGCCCAGCCTGGCCGCATGTGATCCTGGGCTAGGAGGCCCTTTAGGGAACAGGCTCCCTGGCACCCATATTTCCAGTTCAGCTGTGAACCTAAGCTAAGTTGGAACCAAGTTATGACTTCATTTCCCTGCTAACACCTCCTGATCTCACAAGCTGTTCGTTTAAGGTTGGAAGTGACCCCAAAGTCACCTGGTCTAACCTCTCGTCCCAGACTTGAATACCCTGTGGCTCATTCCCTCTTAGGTGGGCTCCAATTCTCCAAGAGAATTCTTTATAATGAGTCAAAAATCCATCTTCCTATAACTGCCATCCCTTGCTCCAAAGGCTTGGGAACCCCAAGACTAGTTCTTGCACAGGACAgtcttttacatatttaaatggcTTGAGATATTTGAAAATGGCTCTCTTGTTTCCCTCAGGCAAATCATCTCCTACCTTCTACATGACAGCTTTTTCAGAAGAACTCCAAACCTAAGTTTTAAGTTCTTAGAAGTGGCGAGAAGTctctacataattttttttctccagttcacATTAGCCTGCTGAGTGGCTAAGACACATAAACTCAATTTTATTTACAGTCGGGCCTCATATAGTGAGTAGAAAAAGCCAAATGGGAAAAAAGCTGAGGCAAACAGATGCCAAATGAACAGGAAAGGTGATTCAGAGTCAGTAGTGGGCATGGGAACAGAGCCCAGGGGTTCCgattcttcatttccttctgaaaGACGCTCTACTGTGGTTATACAGCAGGTGGGCAGAAATGTGAGTGCTGGAACCCGGGAGGATCTGAGAACACCAGTTCCCCTGATGCTAGAACTCCCACTGAAATCTCCATGAGGGGTGGTTTTTCTTTAAAGGGAAATTTTGCTTGCACTTTTTAGGATGTGAGAGCCAAAGtggcaaatttaatttcaaaaaaggGAATGCATGGGCTAGGCTGTCTCTGTACATCCCGGAAACTCTGACCCTGGCAGTGTCATTTGTGACTCTTGAGTTCTGTTCCTGTTCTGGACGTGATGCAGGTCTAGAGGAGGCCCTCCTGGCCAGGGAGTGGAACCCACCCAGGGGCCTGTGGATCTCCACCCAGGAGCATGACATTCATAAATGCCCCATGAGAGAAGCTTCCCTGGGGCCTGGAGGTGACACCTAGGCTGAGCCATCAGAGCAGCAGCAACTTGTTCCTCCTCTTGGCCTTACCCTGGAGACATGTCCCAGGTCAAAATGCCTAGAAGCCGAGGCACCCAGGCCTGCAGGATCAGAGTCCAGGCATTATGCTCCTGCCCAAGGGGCCCAAGGGCTTGAGTCAGTGCCAAATCTAACTAGGGGCCAGACTCTAGGGCCAGAGCCTGGGCAGACGGGAGCTCAGGGGTGCACGCTGCCTAGGAAACCGGCATGCCAAAACCCCCAGCAGGGGCCCGAAGGTCTCACCCTGGCAGATGAGGAGCCAGGAACcatggggtggaggaaggagcagaggtcATGTGCAAGGCATGTTTGGAAAAGGGAAGCTGGTGCCTAAACATGTGACCATGGGTCACCCGCAGCTCCAGGCCGGAGCCGAGGCGAGGTGCGGCCCTCCCGCCTCAGGCAGCGCTCCTCCTGGGATGCTGAGATGCGTCAGGGGGCCCTCTTCTTCCAGGAGGGCCGGGAACGCGGGCGCAGGGAGGTACCTCAGGTACCTCAGGTACCTCGCTGACCCACCACACTTCTTTGCTGACCTATCTCGCGATGCGCGTTTTCGGGCACTATGTGGCCAACCCGGCCTTCTCGGGGAGCATGCTGGGGCGAGGCGGGACCACCCCGGCCCGGCCTCAAGGCCCCCCGGAGTCCCAGGCCCAGTGCAGCCGGGTCTGCAAGGCAGGCCGCAGCCATTACTGCAGCCTCAGCTCACACTGCCATGGAGCTCGTCTTCCCTTTTTCTGAGACAGATTTTAACTCTTTCCCCACCACTCCCTGGCGGCGAACCGCCAATCGCGCAGGCCGGCCTCGACCCAAGGCCTCAGGGCTCCGGGTCCCCAGGGTGGGCAGCGCCCCTCCAACTCGGGCTGCGGTCCGGGGCTCCCCCCGCGGCAACTTCTGGGCGCGGCGGCCTCTCCAAAGTCCCTTAGGAGGCCGCCCTCCCGACCCCCAGGACCAGGACGCCGCGGGGTCGCCCAGAGGAGCCGCTGAGCCTCCGCTGATGCCCCGGCTCCAGCCCCGGGGCtaccgcccctccccctccagcgCCAGGCTTCCTCTTCCGGCAGCGGGTTAGAGCCCCGGGGGCACCAGGGGCGCCGAGGGTTAGAGCCGCGGGGGGTCCGAGGGTTAGGGCCGCGGGGGGGTCCGAGGGTTAGGGCCGCGGGGGGGTCCGAGGGTTAGGGCCGCGGGGGGTCCGAGGGTTAGAGCCGCGGGGGGTCCGAGGGTTAGGGCCGCGGGGGGGTCCGAGGGTTAGGGCCGCGGGGGCACCAGGGGCGCCGAGGGTTAGAGCCGCGGGGGGTCCGAGGGTTAGTGCTGTGGGGGCACCAGGGGCGCCGAGGGTTAGAGCCGCGGGGGGTCCGAGGGTTAGGGCCGCGGGGGGGTCCGAGGGTTAGGGCCGCGGGGGCACCAGGGGCGCCGAGGGTTAGAGCCGCGGGGGGTCCGAGGGTTAGGGCCGCGGGGGCACCAGGGGCGCCGAGGGTTAGAGCCGCGGGGGGTCCGAGGGTTAGGGCCGCGGGGGCACCAGGGGCGCCGAGGGTTAgagccgcggggcggggctgggctcgcccgcgccccctcccccagccggcCGTCCGCAcgcggggcggggaggcccgAGCACTTTCGCCCCGTCATGCCCCctccgcggggccgggggcgctgTGCCCTctggcgcccccgccccgcctcgcgcgcccgcggcccggcccccgccccgccgcgccccccgccccgggtcccCGCGGCCGCGCTAGGccccaggcgcccgccgctccccgcccgcgccgcccgcgcacCGCGATCACGTTGACGAAGGTGGTCTTGCCCGAGTACTGCAGCCCGACCAGCGTGAGCTCCATCTCCTCCTTCCAGAACAGGGCCTTGAACCAGTCCAGCAGCTTGTTGAACAAAGCGATCATGgtcgccgccgccggccccgcccggtgcccgccgccgccgccgccgccgccgccgccgccgccgcccctcgCTGCCCTCGCGCTGCGGCCCGAGCGGCCCCTCCCGTGCGGCCCGGGTCCGCGGCTCGGAGCGGGCGGAGGCTGGAGCGCGGCGGCCGACGACTCGCTGCCCCGGAGCCGCGCGCCGATGGGTGTGGcctcggcgcccccgcccccgcccccgcccccgccgccgccgccgccgccgccgccgccctccgccgccgccgccgccgccgccgcccggcgcgCCCCGGGCGCGGCCCCCCCCGACCCCAgcgggcggccggggcgcggggcgcggggcgcggggctcggcCTGCGCCTGCGGGCGCCCGGGGAGACGCGCCACCCCGCGGCCCTGCCTCCCGCCCGCGCCCGGCACCGGCCCGGCCCTGCGGCGGGGGATGCGCCCGccaggggggggggggtggttggcGTCCGGCAGGCAGAGAAGGACGCTTCACCCACTTTCCGGGGCCTGCACGGAGGCTGATGGAGGCTTTTTGTTCCCGGGTCCTTGCCCCGGAGCAACCTAAGCAGCCGACAGTGACCGACAGTGACCACCGGGCCGGCCCGTCAATGCTCCGTCTTGTCCTGTGACCCACACTCGCCCTCAGCTGCTGGTTTG
Protein-coding regions in this window:
- the ARL8A gene encoding ADP-ribosylation factor-like protein 8A isoform X1, with amino-acid sequence MIALFNKLLDWFKALFWKEEMELTLVGLQYSGKTTFVNVIASGQFNEDMIPTVGFNMRKITKGNVTIKLWDIGGQPRFRSMWERYCRGVSAIVYMVDAADQEKIEASKNELHNLLDKPQLQGIPVLVLGNKRDLPGALDEKELIEKMNLSAIQDREICCYSISCKEKDNIDITLQWLIQHSKSRRS
- the ARL8A gene encoding ADP-ribosylation factor-like protein 8A isoform X2; this encodes MIALFNKLLDWFKALFWKEEMELTLVGLQYSGKTTFVNVIASGQFNEDMIPTVGFNMRKITKGNVTIKLWDIGGQPRFRSMWERYCRGVSAIVYMVDAADQEKIEASKNELHNLLDKPQLQGIPVLVLGNKRDLPGALDEKELIEKMLSSGPPQESFCHPGPRDLLLLHLLQRKGQH